In a single window of the Silvimonas iriomotensis genome:
- the recC gene encoding exodeoxyribonuclease V subunit gamma — MTEQLTPGLLVLHGNRLEDLRTTVFGWITAHPLAPLEEEILLVQSNSIAEWLKLSLAQETGISAAASVQLPSQFLWRTYRKMLGPVAVPPVSPLDKSPLAWRLMRILPTLLAAPHFAPLRQFLHDNDAGRLWQLAQKLADLFDQYQVYRADWLTDWAAGQDQLRRADGNITPLQEDQRWQAALWRALLADVPEHLRHTSRDAIHTRFIEAIQRGDAPVSALPRRVVLFGVSALPMQTLQALAALAERCQVILAVPNPCQFHWADIIDGRELLRAARRRHGLRSGVDLSRMQLSEMHAQSNPLLAAWGRQGRDFVRMLDEFDDALAAQQRFPDTRIDLFDDGPGTTMLAQVQARIRDLQAPDGEHTPVSAADRSIVFHVAHSAQREVEILHDQLLDLFAQPDPQSPLTPRDVVVMVPDIETFAPAIEAVFGQYERNDPRFVPWLIADQKNRGINPLLKALEWLLRLPEQRCRLSEVRDLFDVPALARRFGVADADLERLAQWSIGAGVRWGLSGEQRAQLGLAAVGEQNSWLFGLRRMLLGFASGDDAPFAGIEPYGEVGGLDAAVAGSLAALVEQLINWSASLQQARTPGEWSEAGRALLAAFFESANDSERLTLIAVDTALQRWLHACELAGYTDPVALPVLREAWLGQVDEPTLDKRFLAGGVTFCTLLPMRAIPFQVVCLLGMNDGDYPRQNQRADFDLLATPGQYRPGDRSRRDDDRYLMLEALLAARRQLYISWAGHSPRDNSEQPASVLVSQLRDYLAANWQAGVVERLTTHHPLQPFSRRYFEGGQLHTWVREWRDAHQQTGNAPGATPDNAPETRKQVNLSLLRQFLANPVKVYFQEVLQVRFEDLTLVEDNEEPFDLDGLQTWQMVAQWLDQASATPDPAALEHAAIRSGRSGQLPIGPMGERERAKLMAQVQPMWARWLKLMTAWPDDASRVLLQASHADIALEDWLDGLRQRDGQTGWLMLNPGKLTDKKGAPRADKLLLPWLRQLVTAAAGLPMTGVIVARDAVLTLGQPDAESAQATLQHLLAAWAEGMTRPLPFAVATALAALSDNGKPADVYEGASMISIAPESAEPCLARIWPDFATLSHSGEFQQYAQTLFAPLAQWATEHIQVELQCGEDEEADHA, encoded by the coding sequence ATGACCGAACAGCTCACACCCGGTTTGCTGGTGCTGCATGGCAACCGGCTGGAAGACCTGCGCACCACGGTTTTCGGCTGGATTACCGCCCATCCGCTGGCCCCGCTGGAAGAAGAAATCCTGCTGGTCCAGAGCAACAGCATTGCAGAGTGGCTCAAACTCTCGCTGGCGCAAGAGACCGGGATCAGCGCGGCCGCATCAGTGCAATTGCCCTCGCAATTCTTGTGGCGTACCTATCGCAAAATGCTGGGGCCGGTGGCCGTGCCGCCCGTCTCGCCGCTGGATAAATCACCGCTGGCCTGGCGCTTGATGCGCATCTTGCCCACGCTGCTGGCCGCGCCGCACTTTGCGCCGTTGCGGCAGTTTCTGCATGACAACGACGCCGGTCGCCTGTGGCAACTGGCGCAAAAGCTGGCCGATCTGTTCGACCAGTACCAGGTCTACCGCGCTGACTGGCTGACCGACTGGGCCGCCGGGCAGGATCAATTGCGCCGGGCCGATGGCAACATCACGCCGCTGCAGGAAGACCAGCGCTGGCAAGCCGCGCTGTGGCGGGCGCTGCTGGCAGATGTGCCAGAACACCTGCGCCACACCAGTCGCGACGCCATCCACACCCGGTTTATCGAGGCCATCCAGCGTGGCGACGCCCCGGTGAGCGCCTTGCCGCGCCGCGTGGTGCTGTTCGGCGTGTCGGCCCTGCCCATGCAGACTTTGCAAGCGCTGGCGGCGCTGGCCGAACGCTGTCAGGTGATCCTGGCGGTGCCCAACCCCTGCCAGTTTCACTGGGCCGATATCATTGATGGCCGCGAATTGTTGCGCGCGGCACGGCGGCGGCATGGTTTGCGTAGCGGCGTGGATTTATCCCGCATGCAGTTGTCGGAAATGCATGCGCAAAGCAACCCGTTATTGGCGGCCTGGGGCCGGCAAGGGCGGGATTTTGTACGCATGCTCGATGAGTTTGACGACGCGCTGGCGGCGCAACAACGCTTTCCTGATACCCGCATCGACCTGTTTGACGACGGCCCCGGCACGACCATGCTGGCGCAAGTCCAGGCCCGCATCCGCGATCTGCAAGCGCCTGATGGCGAACACACGCCCGTTAGCGCGGCTGATCGCTCCATTGTGTTTCACGTTGCCCACAGCGCGCAGCGTGAGGTTGAAATCCTGCACGACCAGTTGCTGGACCTGTTCGCCCAACCTGACCCGCAATCGCCGCTCACCCCGCGGGATGTGGTGGTCATGGTGCCGGATATCGAGACATTTGCGCCGGCCATTGAAGCCGTGTTCGGCCAGTACGAACGCAACGATCCGCGCTTTGTGCCCTGGCTGATTGCCGACCAGAAAAACCGCGGCATCAACCCGCTGCTCAAGGCGCTGGAATGGTTGCTGCGCTTGCCGGAGCAGCGCTGTCGCCTCTCTGAAGTACGCGACCTGTTTGACGTCCCGGCCCTGGCCCGGCGCTTTGGCGTGGCCGATGCCGATCTGGAACGGCTGGCGCAATGGAGTATCGGCGCCGGCGTGCGCTGGGGCTTGTCGGGCGAGCAACGCGCGCAACTGGGTCTGGCTGCGGTGGGCGAGCAGAATTCCTGGCTGTTTGGCCTGCGCCGCATGCTGCTGGGCTTTGCCAGCGGCGACGACGCCCCGTTTGCCGGGATCGAACCGTATGGCGAGGTTGGCGGGCTGGATGCCGCTGTCGCCGGTTCTCTGGCCGCGCTGGTTGAACAACTGATCAACTGGAGTGCCAGCCTGCAACAAGCGCGCACGCCTGGCGAGTGGAGCGAAGCCGGCCGCGCCTTGCTGGCCGCGTTTTTTGAATCGGCCAATGATAGCGAGCGGCTGACGTTGATCGCCGTCGATACCGCCCTGCAACGCTGGCTGCACGCGTGCGAGCTGGCCGGTTACACCGATCCGGTGGCGCTGCCGGTGCTGCGTGAAGCCTGGCTGGGCCAGGTGGATGAGCCCACGCTGGACAAACGCTTTCTGGCCGGCGGCGTCACGTTCTGCACCTTGCTGCCGATGCGTGCCATCCCCTTCCAGGTGGTCTGCCTGCTGGGCATGAACGATGGCGATTATCCGCGCCAGAATCAGCGGGCAGATTTTGACTTGCTGGCCACGCCCGGCCAGTACCGCCCCGGCGATCGCTCGCGGCGCGATGATGACCGCTATCTGATGCTGGAAGCCTTGCTGGCGGCCCGCCGCCAGTTGTATATCAGCTGGGCCGGGCACAGCCCGCGTGACAACAGCGAGCAACCGGCGTCGGTGCTGGTCTCGCAACTGCGTGATTATCTGGCCGCCAACTGGCAGGCCGGCGTGGTGGAACGCCTGACCACGCATCACCCCTTGCAACCCTTCAGCCGCCGTTATTTTGAGGGTGGTCAGCTGCATACCTGGGTGCGGGAATGGCGTGACGCGCATCAGCAAACCGGCAACGCCCCCGGCGCGACACCGGACAACGCGCCGGAAACCCGCAAGCAGGTCAACCTTTCGCTGTTGCGGCAATTCCTGGCCAACCCGGTCAAAGTGTATTTCCAGGAAGTGCTGCAGGTGCGGTTTGAAGACCTGACGCTGGTTGAAGACAACGAAGAACCCTTTGACCTGGATGGCCTGCAAACCTGGCAAATGGTAGCGCAATGGCTGGATCAAGCCAGCGCTACGCCAGACCCGGCCGCGCTGGAGCACGCCGCCATTCGCTCGGGGCGTAGCGGCCAGTTGCCGATCGGCCCCATGGGTGAACGCGAGCGAGCCAAACTGATGGCGCAAGTGCAACCCATGTGGGCGCGCTGGCTCAAGCTCATGACTGCGTGGCCGGATGACGCCTCTCGCGTCTTGCTCCAGGCCAGTCATGCCGATATCGCCCTGGAAGACTGGCTGGATGGCCTGCGCCAGCGCGATGGTCAGACCGGCTGGCTGATGCTCAACCCGGGCAAGCTGACCGACAAAAAGGGCGCGCCGCGTGCCGACAAACTGCTGCTGCCCTGGCTGCGCCAACTGGTGACCGCCGCGGCCGGCCTGCCCATGACGGGCGTGATTGTCGCGCGCGATGCGGTCCTCACCCTGGGCCAGCCGGATGCCGAAAGCGCCCAGGCCACGCTGCAGCACTTGCTGGCGGCATGGGCCGAGGGCATGACCCGGCCACTGCCGTTTGCCGTGGCCACAGCACTGGCTGCATTGTCGGACAACGGCAAGCCGGCCGATGTTTACGAAGGTGCCAGCATGATCAGCATCGCGCCGGAATCGGCCGAGCCCTGCCTGGCACGCATCTGGCCAGACTTCGCCACGCTCAGCCACAGCGGCGAGTTCCAGCAGTATGCCCAAACCCTGTTTGCGCCTCTTGCACAGTGGGCGACCGAACACATTCAGGTCGAGCTGCAGTGCGGCGAGGACGAGGAAGCCGATCATGCCTGA
- the recB gene encoding exodeoxyribonuclease V subunit beta, protein MPDANRLQAISFELYGSRLIEASAGTGKTWTIAALYIRLILGHGGANAFATPLLPAQILVMTFTRAATRELSDRIRARLLHAARCFRDEEQPAAQDTFLREVLASYDDATMRNEAAHRLAMAADAMDDAAVFTIDAWCQRMLREHAFDSGNLFDESLLQNEDELRLDATRDYWREHVYQLDPQCVDAILAVAATPDGLARRLGELLRLDERPAPPPGFFAQLRQVVAEVAELENAARAAWLADDERLTQVWEDAFANEWLQKPKYNHAKSPFAARLAAVRGWAAGAVASKSLLDTWLPNMAPTEAHFRKSTTAAQRDLLVHPWQTHLLRWLEARQALPALQAGVLVHAADWVAHRMSQLKKQQGVYSFADMLQRLDHALAGPNGATLRERILAQYPVALIDEFQDTSPRQYRIFDRLYRAADNNPAQALLLIGDPKQSIYGFRGADIYSYLQARRATAGRHYVLDTNFRSTAGLVRGVNRLFEYAETSFEQGAFRFRTGEDNPLPFESVNAAGRAEQLVRHAGPVAPVTVWHGPEKLPGKLYQQHFAALCAEEIVTLLNDPGAGFAMDSGLRRLEPADIAVLVRSGKEAAVVRRALQQRGVASVYLSDSDSVFDSDEAADLLRWLMAVADPLDGHRARAAWATAMADLDLPTLTRLASDDLEWERRLETLKALRQRWKRYGVLAMVRDLLHTLQLPARLLPLPGGERRLTNLLHLAELLQHASQQLEGEQALIRWFAEQITGTRESGDEKIVRLESDADLVKVVTVHKSKGLEYALVFMPFATSWFEARDVTVIRYVDEAGQPQLDFNKAEHAKAAADTARLQEDLRLFYVAATRARHALWLGVNEFLSGTSPRLQRSAIGYLLTAGNALSELNLAQALQQLKGETPEIFLQAITPDEPPLTRMASRGHAAPLVEAPFYQGQIDTRWQIASFSGLIRDMQHAAAPVPETARDETLQESAGDTTPATGPADNAPWHQFPRGALPGTLLHDQLEWLASEGFALVDQAPQDFAEWLGRRCERLGWANRKDEVVTWLSELARTPLQPIDTPLTALTHILPEMEFWFPNRDIASQTIDALCSTHLLAGQPRPQLAARELRGMIKGYCDLVFEHEGRYWILDYKSNALGAGDADYTLDALERAMAAHRYDVQAALYLLALHRLLQQRLGARYRPQDHLGGAIYLFMRGIKGPQRGSYVVPADLALLEQLDHAMREPQP, encoded by the coding sequence ATGCCTGACGCCAATCGCCTGCAGGCGATCTCTTTTGAGCTTTACGGCAGCCGGCTGATCGAGGCCAGCGCCGGCACCGGCAAGACCTGGACCATTGCCGCGCTGTATATCCGGCTGATCCTGGGGCACGGCGGGGCCAATGCCTTTGCCACCCCGCTGCTGCCAGCGCAGATTCTGGTCATGACCTTTACCCGCGCCGCCACGCGTGAGTTGTCCGACCGCATCCGCGCCCGTTTGCTGCATGCGGCGCGGTGTTTCCGCGACGAAGAACAACCCGCCGCGCAAGACACCTTCTTGCGCGAGGTGCTGGCCAGTTACGACGATGCCACCATGCGCAACGAGGCCGCCCACCGCCTTGCCATGGCCGCCGACGCCATGGACGATGCTGCCGTGTTCACCATTGATGCATGGTGCCAGCGCATGCTGCGTGAACATGCGTTTGATAGCGGCAACCTGTTTGATGAATCCTTGCTGCAAAACGAGGACGAACTACGGCTGGACGCCACGCGGGACTATTGGCGCGAGCACGTCTACCAGCTTGATCCGCAGTGTGTGGATGCCATCCTCGCCGTCGCTGCCACGCCAGACGGCCTTGCCCGGCGCCTGGGTGAACTGTTGCGACTGGATGAGCGCCCGGCGCCGCCACCTGGCTTTTTTGCGCAGCTGCGCCAGGTGGTGGCAGAAGTGGCAGAACTGGAAAACGCCGCCCGCGCGGCCTGGCTGGCCGATGACGAACGCCTTACCCAGGTCTGGGAAGACGCCTTTGCCAATGAATGGCTGCAAAAACCCAAGTACAACCACGCCAAAAGCCCTTTTGCCGCGCGCCTTGCCGCCGTGCGCGGCTGGGCGGCGGGCGCTGTAGCCAGCAAGTCGCTGCTGGACACCTGGCTGCCCAATATGGCGCCCACCGAGGCCCACTTCAGGAAATCCACCACCGCAGCCCAGCGTGACTTGCTGGTGCACCCTTGGCAAACGCATCTGCTGCGCTGGCTGGAAGCCCGCCAGGCGCTGCCGGCGTTGCAGGCCGGCGTGCTGGTCCATGCCGCCGACTGGGTCGCCCACCGCATGAGCCAGCTGAAAAAGCAGCAAGGCGTATACAGCTTTGCCGACATGCTGCAGCGGCTGGATCACGCGCTGGCCGGCCCCAACGGCGCCACGCTGCGGGAACGGATTCTGGCCCAGTACCCGGTGGCGCTGATCGACGAATTCCAGGATACCTCGCCGCGCCAGTACCGCATTTTTGACCGGCTTTACCGGGCTGCCGACAACAATCCGGCACAGGCGCTCTTGTTGATTGGCGACCCCAAGCAATCCATTTACGGTTTTCGCGGCGCCGATATTTACAGTTATTTGCAGGCCCGGCGCGCCACGGCCGGTCGGCACTATGTGCTGGACACCAATTTTCGCTCCACCGCCGGCCTTGTGCGGGGTGTGAACCGCTTGTTTGAATATGCGGAAACCAGCTTCGAGCAAGGCGCGTTCCGCTTTCGCACGGGGGAAGACAACCCGTTGCCGTTTGAATCGGTCAATGCGGCGGGCCGTGCCGAACAACTGGTGCGCCATGCCGGCCCGGTAGCCCCCGTCACCGTCTGGCACGGGCCGGAAAAGCTGCCCGGCAAGCTGTACCAGCAACACTTTGCCGCACTGTGCGCCGAGGAAATCGTCACCCTCTTGAACGATCCGGGCGCCGGCTTTGCCATGGACAGCGGCCTGCGGCGGCTGGAGCCAGCTGACATTGCGGTGCTGGTGCGGTCCGGCAAAGAGGCCGCTGTGGTCCGCCGCGCGTTGCAGCAACGCGGTGTGGCCAGCGTGTATTTGTCTGATTCCGACTCGGTTTTTGACAGCGACGAAGCTGCCGACCTGTTGCGCTGGCTGATGGCCGTGGCCGACCCGCTTGATGGCCACCGCGCCCGCGCCGCCTGGGCAACCGCCATGGCTGATCTGGACCTGCCCACGCTCACCCGCCTGGCCAGCGACGATCTGGAATGGGAACGCCGGCTGGAAACGCTCAAGGCACTGCGCCAGCGCTGGAAGCGTTACGGCGTGCTGGCCATGGTGCGCGACCTGCTGCATACGCTGCAATTGCCGGCGCGTTTGTTGCCGCTGCCCGGCGGGGAACGCCGGCTGACCAACCTGTTGCACCTGGCCGAACTGCTGCAGCACGCCAGCCAGCAACTGGAAGGCGAACAGGCGCTGATTCGCTGGTTTGCCGAACAGATCACCGGTACGCGTGAATCGGGCGATGAAAAAATAGTGCGGCTGGAAAGCGACGCGGACCTTGTCAAAGTTGTCACCGTGCACAAGTCCAAAGGCCTGGAATACGCGCTGGTGTTCATGCCGTTTGCCACCTCCTGGTTTGAAGCGCGTGATGTGACGGTGATCCGTTATGTGGATGAAGCCGGCCAGCCGCAACTGGACTTCAACAAGGCCGAACACGCCAAAGCGGCGGCCGATACCGCCCGTCTGCAGGAAGATCTACGCCTGTTTTACGTTGCCGCCACCCGCGCGCGCCATGCGCTGTGGCTGGGGGTGAACGAGTTCCTTTCCGGTACCAGCCCCAGGTTGCAGCGCAGTGCGATCGGCTATCTGCTGACCGCGGGTAATGCGCTGTCAGAACTCAACCTGGCCCAGGCCTTGCAGCAGTTGAAGGGCGAGACGCCAGAGATCTTCCTGCAAGCCATTACGCCGGACGAACCCCCGCTCACCCGCATGGCATCACGGGGCCATGCTGCCCCGCTGGTCGAGGCCCCGTTCTATCAAGGCCAGATTGATACCCGCTGGCAGATTGCCAGTTTCTCTGGCCTGATCCGCGACATGCAGCACGCCGCCGCACCCGTACCGGAAACCGCCCGCGACGAAACCCTGCAAGAAAGTGCCGGCGACACCACGCCAGCCACCGGGCCGGCTGATAACGCGCCGTGGCACCAGTTCCCCCGCGGCGCCCTGCCCGGCACCTTGCTGCACGATCAGCTGGAATGGCTGGCCAGCGAGGGCTTTGCGCTGGTCGACCAGGCCCCGCAAGACTTTGCCGAATGGCTGGGCCGCCGCTGCGAGCGTCTGGGCTGGGCCAACCGTAAAGACGAAGTCGTCACCTGGCTGAGCGAACTGGCGCGCACGCCGCTGCAACCCATCGACACCCCATTGACCGCGCTGACCCATATCCTGCCGGAAATGGAGTTCTGGTTTCCGAACCGGGACATTGCCAGCCAGACCATCGACGCCCTGTGCAGCACGCATTTGCTGGCCGGCCAGCCGCGCCCGCAACTGGCCGCGCGCGAACTGCGCGGCATGATCAAGGGTTACTGCGATCTGGTGTTCGAACACGAAGGCCGCTACTGGATTCTGGATTACAAATCCAACGCGCTAGGCGCGGGCGATGCCGATTACACCCTTGATGCGCTTGAGCGCGCCATGGCGGCGCACCGTTACGACGTGCAAGCGGCGCTCTACCTGCTGGCCCTGCACCGGCTGCTGCAACAGCGCCTTGGCGCGCGCTACCGGCCGCAAGATCACCTGGGCGGCGCCATTTACCTGTTCATGCGCGGCATCAAGGGCCCGCAGCGCGGCAGCTATGTCGTGCCGGCAGACCTTGCCTTGCTGGAACAACTCGACCACGCCATGCGGGAGCCGCAACCATGA
- the recD gene encoding exodeoxyribonuclease V subunit alpha: protein MIRRIDTLSGDLFADAAPLVLDRVALFEHLNHWTSQHWLRQLDTAFARFLADLDPQASPAVLLAATLLAHMEGRGHSCLMLDELAHDPATLLAWPVAGLNAWQSIAPAMPGHAAGWQAELGRSTVVTTDPATSNAPLVLAGTRLYLRRYHGYEQSVANAVRQRTAHAQGEHDALVRQWLDRLFEHDPANQPDWQKMACAIGTRGQLAVVTGGPGTGKTYTVARLLALLLATADHPDTLRVALAAPTGKAAARLKQSIDGALQDLQQKVGADLALTAFAERVGAARTLHSLLGARPDTRKFRHHAGNPLEVDVLIVDEASMIHLEMMAALLDALPAHARLILLGDKDQLASVEAGAVLGDLCRDAEAGRYTGATVDFVSRTTGQTLPAQYLGQGNALAQQTVMLRVSRRFGGPIGQLALAVNRGDAPAALAVLMDHHAAVQWRNRANPQAVVELALSGRAGAPGGYASYLEVVKQRPPDVPEHESWVRAVLGAFERFRVLCAVREGDWGVAGLNKAIETELARHDWLPRNRGEWYTGRPVMITRNDPGMKVYNGDIGIALPDPATDALRVYFLDGQDIRSVLASRLADVETAFAMTVHKSQGSEFEHTVLALPVDAGQILTRELVYTGITRARQYFTLVSASQQGFEDALGRQTRRASGLYEGLAGA, encoded by the coding sequence ATGATCCGCCGTATCGATACGCTCAGTGGCGATCTGTTCGCGGACGCCGCCCCCCTCGTGCTTGACCGCGTAGCGCTGTTTGAACACCTGAACCACTGGACCAGCCAGCACTGGTTGCGCCAGCTGGATACCGCCTTCGCCCGCTTTCTGGCCGACCTGGACCCACAAGCCAGCCCCGCCGTGTTGCTCGCCGCCACCTTGTTGGCGCACATGGAAGGCCGCGGCCACAGTTGCCTGATGCTTGATGAACTGGCGCATGACCCGGCCACCTTGCTGGCCTGGCCCGTGGCAGGCCTGAACGCCTGGCAAAGCATCGCGCCGGCCATGCCTGGCCACGCGGCGGGCTGGCAGGCCGAACTTGGCCGCAGCACCGTTGTGACCACCGATCCGGCCACCAGCAATGCGCCGCTGGTGCTCGCTGGCACGCGACTTTATCTGCGGCGTTATCACGGTTACGAGCAAAGCGTGGCCAATGCGGTGCGGCAGCGGACCGCCCATGCCCAGGGCGAACACGATGCGCTGGTTCGGCAATGGCTGGACCGCTTGTTTGAGCACGACCCCGCCAACCAGCCAGACTGGCAGAAAATGGCCTGCGCCATCGGCACGCGCGGGCAACTGGCGGTCGTCACCGGCGGCCCTGGCACGGGCAAGACCTACACCGTGGCACGCTTGCTGGCCCTGCTGCTGGCCACGGCCGATCACCCCGACACCTTGCGCGTTGCCCTGGCCGCCCCCACCGGCAAAGCGGCGGCGCGGCTGAAACAATCCATTGATGGCGCGCTGCAGGATCTGCAGCAAAAAGTGGGCGCAGATCTGGCGCTGACCGCCTTTGCCGAACGCGTTGGCGCCGCCCGTACCTTGCACAGTTTGCTGGGCGCCCGCCCGGACACCCGCAAGTTCCGCCACCACGCCGGCAACCCGCTGGAAGTGGACGTGCTGATTGTCGACGAAGCCTCGATGATCCACCTGGAAATGATGGCCGCCCTGCTCGACGCCCTGCCGGCCCACGCCAGGTTGATCTTGCTGGGCGACAAAGACCAGTTGGCCTCCGTCGAAGCCGGCGCCGTGCTGGGCGATCTGTGCCGGGATGCCGAAGCAGGCCGTTACACCGGCGCCACCGTGGATTTCGTCAGCCGGACCACCGGCCAGACGCTGCCCGCGCAATACCTGGGTCAAGGCAACGCCCTGGCGCAGCAAACGGTGATGTTGCGCGTCAGCCGCCGTTTTGGCGGCCCCATTGGCCAACTGGCTCTGGCCGTCAACCGTGGCGACGCGCCCGCCGCGCTGGCCGTGCTGATGGACCATCACGCCGCAGTGCAATGGCGCAACCGCGCCAACCCGCAAGCCGTAGTCGAACTCGCCTTGAGTGGCCGCGCCGGCGCGCCTGGTGGTTATGCCAGTTATCTGGAAGTGGTGAAACAGCGCCCGCCGGATGTGCCCGAACACGAAAGCTGGGTACGGGCCGTGCTGGGTGCTTTCGAACGTTTCCGGGTGCTTTGCGCCGTGCGCGAGGGCGACTGGGGCGTAGCCGGCCTGAACAAGGCCATCGAAACCGAACTGGCCCGGCACGACTGGCTGCCGCGCAATCGGGGCGAGTGGTACACCGGCCGCCCGGTCATGATCACCCGCAACGACCCCGGCATGAAGGTCTACAACGGCGACATCGGCATCGCCCTGCCTGACCCCGCCACCGACGCACTGCGAGTGTATTTTCTGGATGGCCAGGACATCCGCTCCGTCCTCGCCAGCCGGCTGGCCGACGTAGAAACCGCCTTCGCCATGACCGTGCACAAATCGCAAGGGTCCGAGTTTGAACACACCGTCCTGGCCCTTCCCGTCGATGCCGGCCAGATTCTGACGCGGGAACTGGTCTACACCGGCATCACCCGCGCCCGCCAGTACTTCACACTGGTCAGCGCCAGCCAGCAAGGGTTTGAAGACGCGCTGGGCCGGCAAACGCGACGGGCCAGCGGCCTGTATGAGGGACTGGCAGGCGCCTGA
- a CDS encoding DUF2325 domain-containing protein, whose amino-acid sequence MNAYLIGADRLGNIPQLLDRYGIRIAAHLTGRDASHQRKPTSARGADLIILFTDFMGHNVMRNYRQLATQNNIRFVACRRSVCDLEQSLAPMMEQAGVHPQ is encoded by the coding sequence ATGAATGCGTATCTGATCGGGGCGGATCGTCTGGGTAATATCCCGCAGTTGCTGGACCGTTACGGTATTCGCATTGCCGCCCATCTGACCGGGCGTGATGCTTCGCATCAGCGCAAGCCCACCAGTGCGCGCGGGGCGGATTTGATTATTCTGTTTACGGATTTCATGGGCCATAACGTCATGCGCAATTACCGGCAACTGGCCACGCAGAACAATATCCGCTTTGTGGCCTGCCGCCGTTCGGTGTGCGATCTGGAGCAGTCGCTGGCACCGATGATGGAGCAGGCCGGCGTGCACCCGCAGTAA
- the bioB gene encoding biotin synthase BioB: protein MNHPAALTQPVTFKKLEPHAESGAWDVADIEALFNLPFNDLLFRAQQVHREHFDANRVQLSTLLSVKTGGCSEDCGYCPQAARYHTGVENEALMSADEVIDVARIARENGASRFCMGAAWRGPKQRDLDEVKKMIAGVKALGLETCATLGMLKEGQAEQLRDSGLDYYNHNLDTAPEKYGDIVSTRQYDDRLDTLGKVRKAGIHVCTGGIVGMGETREDRAGLITQLANLDPQPESVPINNLVQVEGTPLHGTDPLDWTEFVRTIAVARITLPKSFVRLSAGRQQMPEAMQALCFMAGANSIFYGDKLLTTGNPDVTRDRALMEKLDIKPL from the coding sequence ATGAATCATCCTGCTGCGCTGACGCAACCCGTGACCTTCAAAAAGCTGGAACCGCATGCGGAATCCGGCGCTTGGGACGTGGCCGACATCGAGGCCTTGTTCAACCTGCCGTTCAACGATCTGTTGTTCCGCGCGCAACAAGTGCACCGCGAACATTTCGACGCCAACCGCGTGCAGCTCTCCACGCTGCTGTCGGTCAAGACTGGCGGCTGTAGCGAAGACTGTGGCTACTGCCCGCAAGCTGCGCGCTATCACACCGGCGTAGAGAACGAAGCCCTGATGAGCGCGGATGAAGTCATCGACGTCGCCCGCATCGCCCGTGAAAACGGTGCCAGCCGCTTCTGTATGGGCGCCGCCTGGCGCGGCCCCAAGCAGCGTGATCTGGATGAAGTGAAAAAGATGATTGCCGGCGTCAAGGCGCTGGGTCTGGAAACCTGTGCCACGCTGGGCATGCTCAAGGAAGGGCAGGCCGAACAACTGCGTGACAGCGGCCTGGACTACTACAACCACAATCTGGACACCGCGCCGGAGAAATACGGCGATATCGTCTCGACCCGCCAGTATGACGACCGTCTGGATACCCTGGGCAAAGTGCGCAAGGCCGGTATCCATGTCTGTACCGGCGGCATTGTCGGCATGGGCGAAACCCGTGAAGACCGCGCCGGCCTGATCACCCAGCTGGCCAACCTGGACCCGCAACCGGAATCCGTGCCGATCAACAATCTGGTGCAGGTTGAAGGCACGCCGTTGCACGGCACTGATCCGCTGGACTGGACCGAGTTCGTCCGCACCATCGCCGTCGCCCGGATCACCTTGCCCAAGAGCTTTGTGCGCCTCTCTGCTGGCCGCCAGCAGATGCCGGAAGCGATGCAGGCGCTGTGTTTCATGGCAGGTGCCAACTCTATTTTCTACGGCGATAAGCTGCTGACCACGGGGAATCCGGATGTGACACGGGATCGGGCGTTGATGGAGAAGCTGGATATCAAGCCGTTGTAA
- a CDS encoding ComF family protein, producing the protein MNKLQNTVRSLLPPAQCVFCGQMSSRALCPACRHELPWLDQPVCPRCAMPSLAAGDCAQCQRTLPAFTHTVAAFAYEGWLARCIPAGKFSGRWSLFDLLAREAAHRLDGAARPDVIIPVPLFTARWQERGFNQSQQIAQVWGRYLNVPVQTRWLARVRDTGHQLRLDLPARQRNLRHAFVAKAAVAGRHLVLVDDVMTTGTTLHVAARTLRQAGARRVDAWVLARTL; encoded by the coding sequence TTGAACAAATTGCAAAACACCGTGCGTAGTCTGCTGCCTCCGGCGCAATGCGTGTTCTGCGGGCAAATGTCCAGCCGCGCACTGTGCCCGGCCTGCCGGCATGAACTACCCTGGCTGGATCAGCCTGTCTGCCCGCGCTGTGCCATGCCATCACTTGCGGCGGGTGACTGCGCGCAGTGCCAGCGTACCCTGCCCGCGTTCACCCATACCGTCGCGGCGTTTGCGTATGAGGGCTGGCTGGCGCGTTGTATTCCCGCCGGCAAGTTCTCCGGGCGCTGGTCACTGTTTGATCTGCTGGCACGCGAAGCCGCGCACCGGCTGGATGGCGCGGCCCGGCCAGATGTCATCATCCCGGTTCCGCTCTTTACGGCGCGCTGGCAAGAACGTGGCTTTAACCAGAGCCAGCAGATTGCCCAAGTCTGGGGGCGCTACCTGAACGTGCCGGTACAAACACGCTGGCTGGCACGCGTACGCGACACCGGCCACCAGTTGCGGCTGGATCTTCCCGCACGCCAGCGCAACCTGCGGCATGCCTTTGTGGCCAAGGCTGCGGTTGCCGGCCGCCATCTGGTGCTGGTCGATGATGTCATGACCACCGGCACCACCTTGCACGTGGCCGCCAGAACCCTGCGCCAGGCCGGCGCCCGCCGCGTGGATGCCTGGGTGCTGGCACGCACCTTGTAA